In Aedes albopictus strain Foshan chromosome 3, AalbF5, whole genome shotgun sequence, the following are encoded in one genomic region:
- the LOC109398904 gene encoding solute carrier family 35 member B1 homolog, with protein sequence MRNQSDLEEGRDSWDTDRSQQFLNEQTESLNVQQGVTEPQILHGDVQQQQFQNQQGQLDMQQTKLIMPTECEASHHQTCVPSGEPPDACQQIDKTSTCGMPCNKKAIIAALGIFVCYFCFGIIQEKITRGRYGDEPQEDGTRGEQFTYAQALVGVQFICNWVLAKAILIARPQNLDTTPKRYYASGALTYLLAMVSSNMALRWVSYPMQVVVKSAKPIPVMLLSFMFGRKSYTLQKYMFVLLIVIGVVLFMLKEGKTNSSPLEREGLGQLLLGISLIMDGLMGAVQERMRQHSSPSALQMMLAINGWSTVLLIPPLFITGEAMDFVVFATKYPQMLGHLATLALAGVIGQLFIFMMISSFGSLACSLCTTTRKFFTVLCSVLLFGNNLSIRQWMGTVLVFTGLFADMFFGKKGASASGKSPPKSKEKSEANGILK encoded by the exons ATGAGAAACCAAAGTGATCTGGAAGAAGGACGCGATTCGTGGGATACCGATCGGTCGCAGCAGTTCTTAAACGAACAAACGGAGTCGTTGAATGTGCAACAAGGAGTTACGGAGCCACAGATCCTGCATGGTGACGTCCAACAACAGCAGTTCCAAAATCAACAGGGGCAGCTAGATATGCAGCAAACAAAATTAATAATGCCAACCGAGTGCGAAGCAAGTCATCATCAAACGTGTGTTCCCTCTGGAGAGCCACC TGACGCTTGTCAACAAATTGACAAGACTTCCACCTGTGGGATGCCTTGTAATAAAAAAGCAATTATTGCGGCCTTGGGCATCTTTGTTTGTTATTTCTGCTTCGGAATCATCCAGGAGAAGATCACTCGGGGCAGATACGGAGATGAACCGCAAGAAGATGGAACACGAGGTGAACAGTTCACCTATGCGCAAGCTCTGGTTGGTGTGCAGTTCATCTGCAATTGGGTTCTTGCCAAAG CCATTCTCATCGCCAGGCCACAGAATCTAGATACAACACCAAAGAGGTACTATGCGTCCGGTGCTTTGACCTATCTGTTGGCGATGGTCAGCTCCAATATGGCTCTGCGATGGGTTTCCTATCCGATGCAGGTGGTGGTCAAGTCGGCCAAGCCAATTCCAGTGATGCTGCTGAGTTTCATGTTCGGTAGGAAATCCTACACATTGCAGAAGTATATGTTCGTGCTGTTGATTGTGATTGGAGTGGTGCTGTTTATGCTCAAGGAAGGAAAAACCAACAGCAGCCCACTGGAAAGAGAAGGCTTAGGCCAGCTGTTGTTAGGAATAAGCTTGATCATGGATGGACTGATGGGTGCCGTACAA GAACGCATGCGGCAACATAGCTCGCCATCGGCTCTGCAAATGATGTTGGCCATCAACGGGTGGAGTACAGTGCTACTCATTCCTCCGCTGTTCATCACCGGGGAAGCCATGGATTTCGTCGTATTCGCTACCAAGTACCCCCAGATGTTGGGACACCTAGCCACGCTGGCCCTGGCCGGTGTCATTGGCCAGCTGTTCATCTTCATGATGATTTCGTCCTTTGGATCTCTGGCTTGCTCGTTGTGTACCACTACGCGGAAGTTCTTCACCGTACTGTGCTCGGTGCTACTGTTTGGAAATAACCTGTCCATCCGGCAATGGATGGGAACAGTTCTGGTGTTTACCGGTCTGTTTGCCGATATGTTCTTCGGCAAAAAAGGCGCCTCTGCCTCTGGAAAATCTCCCCCGAAGTCGAAAGAAAAGAGTGAAGCTAATGGGATTCTAAAGTGA